Proteins found in one Hyalangium gracile genomic segment:
- a CDS encoding POTRA domain-containing protein: MCLLVAGVALARPGAQEPPMAAEERGEPRAQAAPEVVAVELVLPPGSDTQGLSALVTVRRGQVLSPLAVRRSVEGLWSTGRFTNVEARVVDVPGGVRLVFHLTPVQQLVRLVIEGNVALSDEEIRQASGLQEYAPLDPDSVDTARTAIEEAYSHKGYDQARVMVSYEPSPGGVVLVLTMDEGEPTRLGRMTLTGSPGLPLSRLLETLGLKPGVVFDQARLDAGLERLRELLRKERFYRARVGAPTVTLEAGRATVALPVSAGPRYSFRFHGNYHFPSSILERVMAYDGTEPLDPGVMWNLVRRVTNFYRYRGFHDVRVTPREVRKPDHSEAVLVFDIEEGHPLTVTEVRFQGNRALPSGVLREVLAERIRSSEPLPDAQLPLRDDPLQLDGREKLGPRSLPLPPDPHTVFVEEAYVEAAEVLTEAYRERGFPNAQVRFRRLELDVNGRTAVAEFEVEEGSEARVGEVAVEGLPPGTSQPDLELSEGDSLSEEAVERARQNLERALARAGYMFSRVEVEALPGGEDPRYMKVVLRVEPGPQVRVGRIVVQGLGRTDEKTVRAILNLEVGKTLDPEQLAEGRRRLARLNIFRQVEVQLREPNRREEIKDILVTVQERPRIDGEVSGGYFLVDGPRITLDTVFPNVDGRGLNLLARGKVNYVGWSQEAFSGRYSGVQDSSLQGWQGLGGRGSVALTQPRLSLFLPQEVGARADLIVERVHRPSYLSTRFATVAGLDWAVTRWLNLSLQGEVEHNRLRSRAGVLSVPSRADQERLRFPYGSFTLVSLRPSATLDFRDEPTNPRKGVLVSTSAEFTRDLSVAPTDAQGNSAPDFPINGVKLSGNLSVYAPLGRRASVAISARAGTIVPLEADAQSIGSKLFYLGGSSSLRGFREDGVLPEDQRAEVRRQLQDCRAVINPAGCSSELSAVIAGQAPLSQGGELFTLGKAELRLPAFSSLDLGLFFEAGNLWGDRTNFEPTVLRYTAGAGLRYLTPVGPLSFDMGFNLDPDETFNEPTTQFHFSIGVF, translated from the coding sequence GTGTGTCTGCTGGTGGCGGGCGTGGCGCTGGCGCGTCCGGGCGCCCAGGAGCCACCCATGGCCGCCGAGGAGCGCGGGGAGCCCCGGGCGCAGGCTGCTCCGGAGGTGGTGGCGGTGGAGCTCGTCCTCCCGCCCGGCTCGGACACGCAGGGCCTGTCCGCGCTGGTGACGGTCCGCCGAGGGCAGGTGCTGTCCCCGCTCGCGGTGCGCCGCAGCGTGGAGGGGCTGTGGAGCACCGGCCGCTTCACCAACGTGGAGGCCCGCGTGGTGGACGTGCCCGGCGGCGTGCGGCTGGTGTTCCACCTCACGCCTGTGCAGCAGCTGGTGCGGCTGGTCATCGAGGGCAACGTCGCCCTGTCCGACGAGGAGATCCGCCAGGCCAGCGGCCTGCAGGAGTACGCCCCGCTGGATCCGGACAGCGTGGACACGGCCCGCACCGCCATCGAGGAGGCCTACAGCCACAAGGGCTACGACCAGGCGCGGGTGATGGTGTCCTACGAGCCGTCTCCGGGCGGGGTGGTGCTGGTGCTCACGATGGACGAGGGCGAGCCCACCCGGCTGGGGCGCATGACGCTCACGGGGAGCCCCGGGCTGCCGCTGTCCCGGCTGCTGGAGACGCTGGGGCTGAAGCCGGGCGTGGTGTTCGATCAGGCGCGGCTGGACGCGGGCCTCGAGCGGCTGCGGGAGCTGCTGCGCAAGGAGCGCTTCTACCGGGCGCGGGTGGGGGCTCCCACGGTGACGCTGGAGGCGGGCCGCGCGACGGTGGCGCTGCCGGTGTCCGCCGGGCCTCGCTACAGCTTCCGCTTCCACGGCAACTACCACTTCCCGAGCTCCATCCTGGAGCGCGTGATGGCCTACGACGGCACGGAGCCGCTGGATCCGGGAGTGATGTGGAACCTCGTGCGGCGGGTGACGAACTTCTACCGCTACCGCGGCTTCCACGACGTGCGCGTCACGCCTCGCGAGGTGCGCAAGCCCGACCACTCGGAGGCGGTGCTCGTCTTCGACATCGAGGAGGGCCACCCGCTCACCGTGACGGAGGTGCGCTTCCAGGGCAACCGGGCGCTGCCCAGCGGCGTGCTCCGCGAGGTGCTCGCCGAGCGCATCCGCTCCAGCGAGCCGCTGCCCGACGCGCAGCTGCCGCTGAGGGACGATCCGCTCCAGCTCGACGGCCGTGAGAAGCTGGGCCCGCGCTCCCTGCCGCTGCCGCCGGACCCGCACACCGTCTTCGTGGAGGAGGCCTATGTGGAGGCCGCCGAGGTGCTGACGGAGGCCTACCGCGAGCGCGGCTTCCCCAACGCCCAGGTGCGCTTCCGCCGGCTGGAGCTGGACGTGAACGGCCGCACGGCCGTGGCGGAGTTCGAGGTGGAGGAGGGCTCGGAGGCGCGCGTCGGCGAGGTGGCCGTCGAGGGCCTGCCGCCCGGGACGAGCCAGCCGGACCTGGAGCTGAGCGAGGGAGACTCGCTGAGCGAGGAGGCGGTGGAGCGGGCGCGCCAGAACCTGGAGCGGGCGCTCGCGCGGGCCGGGTACATGTTCTCCCGCGTGGAGGTGGAGGCGCTGCCGGGAGGCGAGGACCCGCGCTACATGAAGGTCGTCCTGCGCGTGGAGCCGGGGCCCCAGGTGCGCGTGGGCCGCATCGTCGTCCAGGGACTGGGCCGCACGGACGAGAAGACGGTGCGAGCCATCCTGAACCTGGAGGTGGGCAAGACGCTGGATCCGGAGCAGCTGGCCGAGGGGCGGCGCAGGCTGGCGCGCCTCAACATCTTCCGGCAGGTGGAGGTGCAGCTGCGCGAGCCCAACCGCCGCGAGGAGATCAAGGACATCCTGGTGACGGTGCAGGAGCGGCCGCGCATCGACGGCGAGGTGTCCGGCGGCTACTTCCTGGTGGACGGTCCGCGCATCACGCTGGACACGGTGTTCCCGAACGTGGACGGACGCGGGCTCAACCTGCTGGCGCGCGGCAAGGTCAACTACGTGGGCTGGAGCCAGGAGGCGTTCTCCGGGCGGTACTCAGGCGTCCAGGACAGCTCGCTCCAGGGTTGGCAGGGCCTGGGTGGGCGCGGCAGCGTGGCGCTGACGCAGCCTCGCCTGAGCCTCTTCCTGCCGCAGGAAGTCGGCGCGCGGGCGGACCTCATCGTCGAGCGCGTCCACCGGCCCTCCTACCTGTCCACGCGGTTCGCGACGGTGGCGGGCCTGGACTGGGCGGTGACGCGGTGGCTGAACCTGTCGCTCCAGGGCGAGGTGGAGCACAACCGGCTGCGCTCGCGGGCTGGCGTGCTCAGCGTGCCGAGCCGCGCCGACCAGGAGCGCCTGCGCTTCCCGTACGGCAGCTTCACCCTGGTCTCGCTGCGGCCGTCGGCCACGCTCGACTTCCGGGATGAGCCGACCAACCCGCGCAAGGGCGTGCTGGTCTCCACCAGCGCCGAGTTCACGAGGGATCTGTCGGTGGCGCCCACGGATGCGCAGGGGAACTCCGCGCCGGACTTCCCCATCAACGGGGTGAAGCTGTCCGGCAACCTGAGCGTGTATGCCCCGCTGGGGCGGCGCGCGAGCGTGGCGATCTCGGCGCGGGCGGGCACCATCGTCCCGCTGGAGGCGGACGCCCAGTCCATCGGCTCCAAGCTCTTCTACCTGGGAGGCTCCTCGAGCCTGCGCGGCTTCCGGGAGGACGGCGTGCTGCCCGAGGACCAGCGCGCGGAGGTGCGCCGGCAGCTCCAGGACTGCCGCGCGGTGATCAACCCGGCGGGCTGCTCGTCGGAGCTGTCGGCGGTGATCGCGGGGCAGGCGCCGCTGAGCCAGGGCGGCGAGCTGTTCACGCTGGGGAAGGCGGAGCTGCGCCTGCCGGCCTTCTCCTCGCTGGACCTGGGCCTGTTCTTCGAGGCCGGCAACCTCTGGGGCGACCGGACGAACTTCGAGCCGACGGTGCTGCGCTACACGGCGGGAGCGGGCCTGCGCTACCTCACGCCGGTGGGGCCGCTGTCCTTCGACATGGGCTTCAACCTGGATCCGGACGAGACGTTCAACGAGCCGACCACCCAGTTCCACTTCAGCATCGGAGTCTTCTGA
- a CDS encoding TolB family protein, whose amino-acid sequence MRTLSRRTPGPASWSLLLLMSALLAGCRAPVGQVDSSGARAQAPGAPELYGAGLFTTGAWDFFLAFSPDQRRVLFGRADDRFQHYELYETRLQDDGSWSQPLKPRFASEWSNADPHISPDGRTVFFISNRPAPGETAPRESYDIWAASLGQDGEWGEAWRLPAPVNDASLDEWCPAVAANGNLYFGAERPGTHGGSDLWVSRLVDGVYQPPENLGDAINTGAHELEPWIAPDESYLLFSALRRADGVGGYDLFLSRRVQGGWGKAQLLGGGINSRASDYNQSVSPDGKWLYFSSTRPFTGSPGERFDLPRDDSKLQGIGNGTGDIYRVPMSTLGL is encoded by the coding sequence ATGAGGACGCTGTCGCGGAGGACTCCAGGCCCCGCCTCATGGAGCCTGCTGCTGCTGATGAGCGCCTTGCTGGCCGGGTGTCGTGCACCTGTCGGACAGGTGGACAGCTCCGGAGCGCGAGCGCAGGCACCGGGGGCTCCAGAGCTCTACGGAGCCGGGCTCTTCACCACGGGGGCGTGGGACTTCTTCCTGGCGTTCTCGCCAGACCAGCGCCGCGTTCTCTTCGGCCGGGCGGATGACCGCTTCCAACACTACGAGCTCTACGAGACGCGTCTCCAGGACGACGGCTCCTGGTCCCAGCCCCTCAAGCCCCGCTTCGCCTCCGAGTGGAGCAACGCCGACCCCCACATCTCGCCGGATGGTCGCACCGTCTTCTTCATCTCCAACCGTCCCGCCCCGGGAGAGACCGCACCCCGCGAGAGCTACGACATCTGGGCGGCGTCGCTGGGGCAGGACGGCGAGTGGGGCGAGGCCTGGCGCCTGCCCGCCCCCGTGAACGATGCGAGCCTGGATGAGTGGTGTCCGGCGGTGGCCGCCAACGGAAACCTCTATTTCGGGGCCGAGCGCCCCGGCACCCACGGCGGGAGCGATCTCTGGGTCTCCCGCCTCGTGGACGGCGTCTACCAGCCTCCAGAGAACCTGGGAGACGCCATCAACACCGGCGCGCATGAGCTCGAGCCCTGGATCGCGCCAGACGAGAGCTACCTCCTCTTCAGCGCGCTGAGGCGTGCGGACGGCGTGGGTGGATATGACCTGTTCCTCAGTCGCAGGGTTCAAGGCGGATGGGGAAAGGCGCAGCTCCTCGGAGGAGGCATCAACTCGCGAGCCAGCGACTACAACCAGAGCGTCTCTCCGGATGGGAAGTGGCTCTACTTCAGCAGCACCAGACCCTTCACGGGCTCGCCAGGCGAGCGGTTCGACCTCCCCAGGGACGACAGCAAGCTCCAAGGCATCGGCAACGGCACGGGTGACATCTATCGAGTGCCGATGAGCACCCTGGGCCTGTGA
- a CDS encoding arginase family protein, translated as MLDLIEAPNNLGLRPLTPGVEPGTWRAPAVLEQAGLSQRLRPSRHVRLPRPPYSVEAQAGTRIRNGVSLRDFNLKLSSEVEQSLRRGSIPLVVGGDCSILLGCLLALRRTGGRGLVHLDGHSDFSHAGNFDLQTHLGNAAGMALALATGRGESLLTQWPGVEGTLAADADVVHVGEREAGDADYTYQEIEQTEIEQITVQTLQAEGLSATIERTLHRLRERDITRGWLHLDLDILDQKVMPAVDSPGSPGLTYPELATLVGTLLRSGRIAGLNVAIYDPDLDPKGTHASGIVACLASALEGLGGTAR; from the coding sequence GTGCTCGACCTGATCGAAGCTCCCAACAACCTGGGCTTGAGGCCTCTCACCCCTGGAGTCGAGCCTGGAACCTGGAGGGCCCCTGCCGTCCTGGAGCAGGCAGGGCTGTCCCAGCGGCTGCGCCCGAGTCGTCACGTCCGGCTTCCGAGGCCTCCCTACTCCGTGGAAGCCCAGGCCGGAACGCGCATCCGCAACGGTGTCTCCCTGCGAGACTTCAACCTGAAGCTGTCCTCGGAGGTCGAGCAGTCCCTGCGCAGGGGCTCGATTCCCCTGGTCGTCGGCGGCGACTGCAGCATCCTCCTGGGATGCCTGCTCGCGCTCCGAAGAACCGGTGGCCGAGGGCTGGTGCACCTCGACGGGCACAGCGACTTCTCCCATGCCGGCAACTTCGACCTCCAGACGCACCTCGGGAACGCCGCGGGGATGGCTCTCGCGCTCGCCACCGGACGTGGGGAGTCGCTCCTCACGCAGTGGCCCGGAGTGGAGGGCACCCTCGCGGCCGACGCGGACGTGGTCCACGTGGGAGAGCGCGAGGCCGGAGATGCGGACTACACGTACCAGGAGATCGAGCAGACCGAGATCGAGCAGATCACCGTGCAGACGCTCCAGGCGGAAGGGCTGAGCGCGACGATCGAACGGACCCTCCATCGCCTGCGCGAGCGCGACATCACTCGGGGGTGGCTGCACCTGGACCTGGACATCCTGGACCAGAAGGTGATGCCGGCGGTGGACTCTCCGGGCAGCCCCGGCCTCACCTATCCGGAGCTGGCAACCCTCGTCGGCACGCTGCTGCGCTCGGGGCGCATCGCGGGGCTCAACGTGGCGATCTACGACCCGGACCTCGACCCCAAGGGCACGCATGCCTCCGGCATCGTCGCGTGCCTCGCCTCCGCGCTGGAGGGACTCGGAGGAACGGCCCGATGA
- a CDS encoding helix-turn-helix domain-containing protein yields MRSPVFEGENPRACISVVLAGTFHARSSQGAVLVGPGALLLGNASGAYEFRHVDDGGDRSIVFDYEEALLEEVAGSLGARFQRGRAFGRAGVPASPDSVEAVMLAHEALRSGEAEALREAALAVAGVALAAGRDGVGVAVEPSARQLRQVARTVRYVEAHSAEDCSLDVLADHAGLSSFHFLRVFRAMTGQTPRQFVIATRLRAAATALRMTHERITEIAMDVGFGDLSHFTTSFTRAFGTSPRAYRQQERARVRAPALLRP; encoded by the coding sequence ATGCGCAGCCCCGTCTTCGAGGGAGAGAACCCGCGCGCCTGCATCTCCGTGGTTCTGGCTGGAACCTTCCACGCCCGCTCCAGCCAGGGAGCGGTGCTGGTGGGCCCGGGAGCCCTGCTGCTCGGCAATGCCTCGGGGGCGTACGAGTTCCGCCACGTCGATGATGGCGGAGATCGCTCCATCGTCTTCGACTACGAGGAGGCGCTGCTCGAGGAGGTGGCCGGCTCCCTGGGAGCTCGTTTCCAGAGAGGACGGGCCTTTGGCCGCGCGGGTGTTCCCGCCTCACCCGACTCGGTGGAGGCCGTGATGCTCGCGCACGAGGCCCTGCGCAGCGGTGAGGCGGAGGCCCTGCGAGAGGCCGCCCTGGCAGTCGCGGGAGTCGCGCTGGCCGCGGGTCGGGATGGCGTAGGCGTCGCGGTAGAGCCCTCAGCGCGACAGTTGCGTCAGGTGGCTCGGACGGTGCGGTACGTCGAGGCTCATAGTGCGGAAGACTGCTCGCTCGACGTGCTGGCCGACCACGCGGGCCTGAGCAGCTTCCACTTCCTGCGCGTCTTCCGCGCCATGACGGGGCAGACGCCTCGACAGTTCGTGATCGCCACCCGGCTGCGGGCCGCCGCGACAGCGTTGCGGATGACCCACGAGCGCATCACCGAGATCGCCATGGACGTGGGCTTCGGGGACCTGTCGCACTTCACGACGAGCTTCACGCGAGCGTTCGGCACCTCTCCGCGTGCCTATCGCCAGCAGGAGCGGGCACGCGTCAGGGCTCCAGCGCTGCTTCGACCGTGA
- a CDS encoding AzlD domain-containing protein, producing MNPLPIILGMAAVTYASRLTGLWLRTRVPPFWERFLRFVPIAVFAALVVPALPGERGEAGVRLLAAALAAAASWRFRKLWLGITVGMAAYWGLR from the coding sequence ATGAACCCCCTGCCCATCATCCTGGGAATGGCCGCCGTCACCTATGCGTCCCGCCTCACGGGGCTGTGGCTGCGCACCCGGGTGCCTCCGTTCTGGGAGCGCTTCCTGCGCTTCGTGCCCATCGCCGTCTTCGCCGCCCTGGTCGTCCCCGCGCTCCCTGGCGAGCGGGGAGAGGCCGGAGTGCGGCTCCTGGCGGCGGCGCTGGCGGCGGCGGCGAGCTGGAGGTTTCGCAAGCTCTGGCTCGGCATCACAGTGGGCATGGCGGCCTACTGGGGACTGCGCTGA
- a CDS encoding AzlC family ABC transporter permease, with product MSRPPFLHDFLRGFRAVIPLWLGVVPFALAYVVTARGAGLGVLDIQLMSALVFAGGAQFSAVGLFAAGASGLEIVLTTLLINARHVLYGLSLSQRLPLLPGEKWVAAHFLTDEAYGVVLAESQPSFAYLLGAELSIFAPWNLFTLGGALIGQGLKDPERLGVDFVFPLAFLVLLVPMLRGKVEVAVAVLSGGLAFGLSRVLPGGMALLIAGVVGSLVGAALSAERPASGTPTPSEAT from the coding sequence ATGAGTCGTCCTCCCTTCCTCCATGACTTCCTCCGGGGCTTCCGTGCCGTCATTCCCCTGTGGCTCGGGGTCGTCCCCTTCGCCCTGGCCTATGTGGTGACCGCGCGCGGGGCGGGGCTCGGAGTGCTCGACATCCAGCTCATGAGCGCGCTCGTGTTCGCCGGCGGCGCCCAGTTCAGCGCGGTGGGCCTCTTCGCGGCGGGGGCCTCGGGCCTGGAGATCGTCCTCACCACGCTGCTGATCAATGCCCGCCATGTGCTCTACGGCCTGTCGCTCTCGCAGCGCCTGCCCCTGCTCCCGGGTGAGAAGTGGGTGGCCGCGCACTTCCTCACCGACGAGGCCTATGGAGTGGTCCTCGCAGAGTCTCAGCCCTCCTTCGCTTATCTGCTGGGCGCCGAGCTGAGCATCTTCGCCCCGTGGAACCTGTTCACGCTCGGAGGCGCGCTCATCGGACAGGGACTGAAGGATCCGGAGCGGCTCGGGGTGGACTTCGTCTTCCCGCTCGCGTTCCTCGTCCTGCTCGTGCCGATGCTGCGGGGCAAAGTGGAGGTCGCCGTGGCCGTGCTGTCCGGCGGGCTCGCGTTCGGCCTCTCCCGGGTGCTGCCCGGTGGGATGGCCCTCCTCATCGCGGGGGTGGTGGGCAGCCTCGTCGGGGCGGCCTTGTCCGCGGAACGGCCCGCCTCGGGGACTCCCACCCCGTCGGAGGCCACATGA
- a CDS encoding AraC family transcriptional regulator: MPPSLPPSAPKQGASAAHGLAASARLGPKEESVFWRSEELGGLELLKATYITHTFAPHSHDGFALGVIERGTEAFRYRGEMQYAPAGSVVLVNPGELHTGHAVQEGGWTYRMLYPELQMLEDVAADLGGRLRGTPFFRTAVVDDPDAALRIRALHASVEQPASTLERQSRLLAALSLLLARHSAPHVEVSHSGGEHEAVRQARDYLEAYPGENVTLEQLAGLSGLSVFHFVRVFRREVGLPPHAYQIELRVRRARTLLRQGLPPGDVAAALGFSDQSHLTREFKRRVGLTPGRYATSAGSFKTGSLDAP, translated from the coding sequence ATGCCTCCCTCCCTCCCACCTTCCGCTCCCAAGCAGGGCGCCAGCGCCGCGCACGGCCTGGCCGCCTCTGCCAGGCTCGGGCCGAAGGAGGAGAGCGTCTTCTGGCGCTCCGAGGAGCTCGGGGGGCTGGAGCTGCTCAAGGCCACGTACATCACCCACACCTTCGCTCCGCACAGCCATGACGGGTTCGCCCTGGGTGTCATCGAGCGAGGCACGGAGGCCTTCCGGTACCGCGGCGAGATGCAGTACGCCCCCGCCGGCAGCGTCGTCCTGGTAAACCCGGGAGAGCTCCACACCGGGCACGCCGTCCAGGAGGGCGGCTGGACGTACCGGATGCTCTATCCCGAGCTGCAGATGCTGGAGGACGTGGCCGCCGATCTGGGGGGACGCCTCCGGGGCACGCCCTTCTTCCGGACCGCCGTGGTGGACGATCCCGATGCCGCCCTGCGCATCCGAGCCCTGCACGCCTCCGTGGAGCAGCCCGCCTCCACGCTGGAGCGCCAGTCGCGGCTGCTCGCCGCCCTGAGCCTGCTCCTGGCCCGCCACTCGGCGCCGCACGTCGAGGTGAGCCACTCGGGCGGTGAGCACGAGGCGGTTCGCCAGGCCCGCGACTACCTGGAGGCCTACCCCGGGGAGAACGTCACGCTGGAGCAGCTCGCGGGCCTGTCGGGCCTCAGCGTCTTCCACTTCGTGCGCGTGTTCCGCCGGGAGGTGGGCCTGCCGCCCCACGCGTATCAGATCGAGCTGCGCGTGCGCCGGGCCCGCACGCTGCTGCGACAGGGACTGCCTCCAGGCGACGTGGCCGCCGCCCTGGGGTTCAGCGACCAGAGCCACCTCACGCGCGAGTTCAAGCGGCGCGTCGGCCTGACGCCGGGCCGCTACGCCACCAGCGCAGGATCCTTCAAGACGGGCAGCCTGGACGCTCCGTAA
- a CDS encoding lysophospholipid acyltransferase family protein, with translation MFYAFIRGLVSLALRLFYRVKVNAPAAEPQGPVIFVGNHPNALIDPALVFVITHREVTFLAKEPLFRMPVIGWILKGLHALPVYRKQDNPGQTVKNEGTLDAARAALVKGRAITIFPEGKSHSEPTLAELKTGTARIALGAAREGAPVRIVPVGFTYGEKNVFRSTVLIEVGPAIEVTPFLPPPGAPEAAEKEASRQLTERIASGLKAVTLNLEQWEDLPLIHMAEQLYAFRQGEQADRERLKHWARGLQLFRAEQPERFAQVRSSLMSFRRRLELVHADPKDLTLVYKSGLVTTFVVKNLVALCLGLPLFALGVALFILPYQVPRLASRNAELDTQATVKFLGALLMTLLWWPGLTVVAWLLGGWSWGVVALVGIPPLALFTLYFSERWVVLKRDIGVFFTLGSRARLKALLLQDGERLSAEVEKLAGEYRPRVEQPAPS, from the coding sequence GTGTTCTACGCGTTCATCCGTGGTCTGGTGTCCCTGGCGTTGCGGCTGTTCTACCGGGTGAAGGTGAATGCCCCGGCCGCCGAGCCCCAGGGGCCCGTCATCTTCGTGGGCAACCACCCCAACGCCCTGATCGATCCGGCGCTCGTCTTCGTCATCACCCACCGCGAGGTGACGTTCCTGGCCAAGGAGCCGCTGTTCCGGATGCCGGTCATCGGCTGGATCCTCAAGGGGCTCCACGCGCTGCCCGTCTACCGCAAGCAGGACAACCCCGGGCAGACGGTGAAGAACGAGGGGACGCTGGACGCGGCGCGCGCGGCGCTCGTGAAGGGGCGCGCCATCACCATCTTCCCCGAGGGCAAGAGCCACTCGGAGCCCACGCTCGCGGAGCTGAAGACGGGCACGGCGCGCATCGCGCTCGGAGCGGCGCGCGAGGGAGCCCCGGTGCGCATCGTCCCGGTGGGCTTCACCTACGGGGAGAAGAACGTCTTCCGCAGCACCGTCCTCATCGAGGTGGGGCCGGCCATCGAGGTGACGCCCTTCCTGCCGCCCCCGGGCGCTCCGGAGGCTGCGGAGAAGGAGGCCTCCCGCCAGCTCACCGAGCGCATCGCCTCGGGCCTCAAGGCCGTCACCCTGAACCTGGAGCAGTGGGAGGACCTGCCGCTCATCCACATGGCCGAGCAGCTCTACGCCTTCCGCCAGGGAGAGCAGGCGGACCGCGAGCGGCTGAAGCACTGGGCGCGAGGCCTGCAGCTCTTCCGCGCCGAGCAGCCCGAGCGCTTCGCGCAGGTGCGCTCCTCGCTCATGTCCTTCCGGCGCCGGTTGGAGCTGGTCCACGCGGATCCGAAGGACCTGACGCTCGTGTACAAGTCCGGGCTGGTGACGACGTTCGTGGTGAAGAACCTGGTGGCGCTGTGCCTGGGGCTGCCGCTGTTCGCGCTCGGGGTGGCGCTGTTCATCCTGCCCTACCAGGTGCCTCGGCTGGCCTCGCGCAACGCCGAGCTGGACACCCAGGCCACGGTGAAGTTCCTGGGCGCGCTGCTCATGACGCTGCTGTGGTGGCCCGGCCTCACGGTGGTGGCCTGGCTGCTGGGCGGGTGGAGCTGGGGCGTGGTGGCGCTGGTGGGCATTCCGCCGCTGGCGCTCTTCACGCTCTACTTCTCCGAGCGCTGGGTGGTGCTGAAGCGGGACATCGGCGTGTTCTTCACGTTGGGCAGCCGCGCCCGGCTCAAGGCCCTGCTGCTCCAGGATGGAGAGCGGCTGTCCGCGGAGGTGGAGAAGCTGGCCGGCGAGTACCGGCCCCGCGTGGAGCAGCCCGCCCCCTCGTGA
- a CDS encoding sugar porter family MFS transporter, producing the protein MAGAVETQAGRPPSIRAQVSAARTILMSTVAALGGFLFGFDTAVINGAIGAVRDTFQASQWALGVTVSSALMGSAVGAFFSGHMADRIGRPRTMLVASVLFVFSALGSGFAGSLWSLGFWRIVGGVAIGIASVLAPAYIAEIAPAHLRGRLGSLQQMAIVIGIFAALMGDYALATHAGSSMSVSWLGFPAWRWMFWSELPAALLYGIGSLLIPESPRHLVARGREREAVAVLRGIIGDTAPSKVVEIRRSLANLKVPSLGDLRGKRFGLLPVVWVGIILAMLQQFVGINVIFYYSSVLWQAVGFSEQSSLAITVITSITNIVTTVLAILCVDRFGRKPLLIAGSVGMALTLGLLAYLFGTAGMDALGNPMLQGSRGLLALIAANLYVFCFGFSWGPVVWVMLGEMFPNRIRAVALSLAAGAQWVANFVVSATFPSLQSAGLSLAYGLYTAAAVFSLLFTFKFIRETKGKELEQMEQED; encoded by the coding sequence ATGGCCGGCGCCGTCGAGACTCAAGCAGGGAGGCCACCGTCCATCCGGGCCCAGGTCTCCGCGGCACGCACCATCCTCATGTCCACCGTGGCCGCGCTCGGAGGGTTCCTGTTCGGCTTCGACACAGCCGTCATCAACGGAGCCATCGGCGCCGTCCGAGACACCTTCCAGGCCAGCCAGTGGGCGCTGGGCGTGACGGTGTCTTCCGCGCTCATGGGCTCGGCGGTGGGCGCGTTCTTCTCGGGCCACATGGCGGACCGGATCGGCCGGCCTCGCACCATGCTGGTGGCCTCCGTGCTCTTCGTCTTCAGCGCGCTGGGGTCCGGGTTCGCCGGCTCGCTCTGGAGCCTGGGCTTCTGGCGAATCGTCGGCGGCGTCGCCATCGGCATCGCCAGCGTCCTGGCCCCCGCCTACATCGCCGAGATTGCTCCGGCGCACCTGCGCGGCCGGCTCGGCTCGCTCCAGCAGATGGCCATCGTCATCGGCATCTTCGCGGCGCTGATGGGAGACTACGCCCTGGCCACGCATGCCGGCTCCTCCATGTCCGTGTCCTGGCTGGGCTTCCCCGCGTGGCGCTGGATGTTCTGGTCCGAGCTGCCCGCGGCGCTGCTCTATGGCATCGGCTCGCTGCTCATCCCCGAGTCCCCCCGCCACCTCGTCGCGCGCGGGCGCGAACGGGAGGCGGTGGCGGTGCTCCGAGGCATCATCGGCGACACCGCGCCCTCCAAGGTGGTGGAGATCCGCCGCTCGCTGGCCAACCTGAAGGTGCCGAGCCTGGGAGATCTGCGCGGGAAGCGGTTCGGGCTGCTGCCCGTGGTGTGGGTGGGCATCATCCTGGCGATGCTCCAGCAGTTCGTGGGCATCAACGTCATCTTCTACTACTCGAGCGTGCTGTGGCAGGCGGTGGGCTTCTCCGAGCAGAGCTCGCTGGCCATCACCGTCATCACCAGCATCACCAACATCGTCACCACGGTGCTGGCCATCCTCTGCGTGGATCGGTTCGGGCGCAAGCCGCTGCTCATCGCGGGCTCGGTGGGGATGGCGCTGACACTCGGGCTGCTGGCGTACCTGTTCGGCACCGCGGGGATGGACGCCCTGGGCAACCCGATGCTGCAGGGCAGCCGGGGGCTGTTGGCACTCATCGCCGCCAACCTCTACGTCTTCTGCTTCGGGTTCTCGTGGGGCCCGGTGGTGTGGGTGATGCTCGGGGAGATGTTCCCCAACCGCATCCGAGCGGTGGCCCTGTCGCTGGCGGCGGGGGCGCAGTGGGTGGCCAACTTCGTGGTGTCCGCCACGTTCCCCTCGCTCCAGTCCGCGGGCCTGAGCCTGGCCTACGGGCTCTACACCGCCGCGGCGGTGTTCTCGCTGCTGTTCACCTTCAAGTTCATCCGCGAGACGAAGGGCAAGGAGTTGGAGCAGATGGAGCAAGAGGACTGA